The genomic window aagtaattttatactttagggtggttttaaaatgaatttaacttACGTATTGGAAACAATCCAATATGTAACCTCtactattacaaaataaaacattttaaaaatatgtattatcatgGCTACAATaaacatcaaatattaatgataacattttaagatgtaattaatagtaaagtaaataaaacctTTAACTGCTTAACTAAggataatactaatttaagaagtttgaagttataagtatttataaagatgACACTACActtttgttaaacatttttttaaagaaacatagtaaaatattatttaaacacatctatatttaaatattttgtaagtttcaattaaaaaataattttttttcattctttggttttttttaaccttattacacaaacaaaataaaagacaTATCTAaccttcaataattttaatgtatacatttaaatacatttagtgttttaaaaatctttatgtTCACATTGGTTAACTTTcactataactttttatatatgaatctCTAagaagcattttatttttagttttaaaaattttgttttcaaaaatatttaacttaagaataaaatgtttttttttttatatgagatTTCTTTTTGTCTAATGCCAAATGTATTTCTtagaatataagtaataaaatattttagcattatttacaaaagcagtaaatattaatgtagctATTAACAAGgttcttattaatttcataactaTCACACtaggaaattaaatatatatagataaatataggtCATTTAGAAAAGCAATAACTTATCAttgataagtattaaaaattttaaaaataaattatcatgttaatacttatagatcaaatatttatttattgaatattttattgagtaagaatactaatttatatgtatatatgtatgtatgtaattggtatgtatatttaactgcaatattatattaacaatgatATTAAGTAGAAACATATTAACtgaattattcaatttctTTAGAATGAATTGTAATTCAATGTTAtacatgttaatttaaatgttaagacataataatttttatgttcaaatctcattaataataataattaatatttaaatttattaattcagtCTTGTCATTAATAAGATCAATATTTGCAATACTTgagtaaaattactttaactattaaaaattaccctTCATCATCAGCATTCAATTCTTCTTCACGTTCTTCACCCATTATTCGTAATCTAGCTTCTGCATATTCTTGTTTTCTCTAgagcataatttaatatgttgaagaatattttatacaattgagTAGACATTCTATTTCATACTTGTTCCAAAGATTTAACTTGTACTTTGGGTTTATCAGCATTTTCATTTGCAGTATTATCTTTCTGCGGTCGTTTGAGTATTTTAACAGTGGGCTGTTGAGGAATCGTCATTTGTTGATGATGGTTATATGACAATTGTAAACCAGGAGGCAATATTACAACATTGCTATTGCTAAAAATGTTTGCAtggaaaaatagtttataagaccataaaataggtactaatacaactagataatatataaaaaaaaatagtcactTTTCG from Aphis gossypii isolate Hap1 chromosome 1, ASM2018417v2, whole genome shotgun sequence includes these protein-coding regions:
- the LOC114124131 gene encoding SUZ domain-containing protein 1-like isoform X2 produces the protein MKLASATKNENNSNVVILPPGLQLSYNHHQQMTIPQQPTVKILKRPQKDNTANENADKPKVQVKSLEQRKQEYAEARLRIMGEEREEELNADDEGASSSGSMKFEVLRQPIVRVPVEDNVIRQPRGPDNTKGFNHRS
- the LOC114124131 gene encoding SUZ domain-containing protein 1-like isoform X1, which codes for MYNIMAACDPGTTEPYESWEALDDPSVLSTQIKKMKLASATKNENNSNVVILPPGLQLSYNHHQQMTIPQQPTVKILKRPQKDNTANENADKPKVQVKSLEQRKQEYAEARLRIMGEEREEELNADDEGASSSGSMKFEVLRQPIVRVPVEDNVIRQPRGPDNTKGFNHRS